The following proteins are encoded in a genomic region of Gossypium hirsutum isolate 1008001.06 chromosome D05, Gossypium_hirsutum_v2.1, whole genome shotgun sequence:
- the LOC107904878 gene encoding calcium-dependent protein kinase 11 isoform X1, which translates to MNKKIAGSSSRPRKPTGTVLPYQTQRIRDHYFLGKKLGQGQFGTTYLCTDKVTGIRYACKSIPKRKLVCREDYDDVWREIQIMHHLSENPFVVQIKGTYEDAVFVHLVMELCAGGELFDRIVAKGHYSEREAAKLIKTIVGVVEACHSLGVMHRDLKPENFLFDTPADDAVLKATDFGLSVFYKPGQYFSDVVGSPFYVAPEVLLKHYGPEADIWSAAVILYILLSGVPPFWAETDSGIFRQILHGKVDFESEPWPSISESAKDLLRKMLERDPQKRITAYEVLCHPWIVDDRVAPDKPLDSAVLSRLKKFSAMNKLKKMALRVIAERLSEEEIGGLKELFKMIDTDNSGTITFQELKDGLKKVGSELTETEIKALMEAADIDNSGTIDYGEFLAATLHINKIEREENLVAAFSFFDKDGSGYITIDELQQACKEFGLGDVHLDEMIKEIDQDNDGRIDYGEFAAMMRTGDGGMGRSRSLRSSLTFSIADAFGMKDPTQDIK; encoded by the exons ATGAATAAGAAAATTGCAGGATCGTCCTCGAGACCAAGAAAGCCCACAGGTACGGTTTTACCATACCAAACACAGAGAATAAGGGACCACTATTTCTTGGGCAAGAAGCTTGGGCAAGGCCAATTTGGCACCACCTACCTATGTACCGACAAGGTTACTGGTATCCGTTACGCTTGCAAATCTATCCCAAAGCGCAAGCTCGTCTGCCGTGAAGATTACGATGACGTCTGGAGGGAGATCCAGATCATGCATCATTTGTCTGAGAACCCATTCGTGGTTCAGATCAAGGGAACTTACGAAGATGCCGTGTTTGTTCATTTGGTTATGGAGCTTTGTGCGGGTGGGGAACTTTTTGATAGGATCGTGGCTAAAGGTCATTATAGTGAAAGAGAGGCTGCTAAGCTTATCAAAACCATTGTTGGTGTCGTTGAGGCTTGTCATTCCCTTGGGGTTATGCATAGAGATCTCAAACCTGAGAATTTCTTGTTTGATACTCCCGCTGACGATGCCGTTCTCAAGGCTACCGATTTTGGCTTGTCCGTCTTCTATAAACCAG GACAGTATTTTAGTGATGTTGTTGGGAGTCCCTTTTATGTTGCGCCAGAGGTTTTGTTGAAGCATTATGGACCAGAAGCAGATATATGGAGTGCTGCTGTTATCCTATACATCTTGTTGAGTGGGGTTCCGCCATTTTGGGCAG AAACTGATTCAGGAATCTTCAGacagattttacatggaaaagttgattttgaatcTGAGCCATGGCCTAGTATCTCTGAAAGTGCAAAAGATCTGTTAAGAAAGATGCTTGAAAGGGACCCACAGAAAAGAATTACTGCCTATGAGGTTCTAT GTCACCCATGGATTGTGGATGACAGAGTTGCCCCAGACAAGCCTCTGGATTCCGCTGTATTATCACGTTTGAAGAAGTTCTCAGCAATGAACAAACTTAAAAAGATGGCTCTGCGT GTCATAGCAGAGAGACTCTCTGAGGAAGAAATTGGTGGCTTGAAAGAGTTGTTCAAAATGATTGATACAGACAACAGTGGGACGATTACATTTCAGGAACTCAAAGATGGTTTAAAGAAAGTGGGATCTGAACTTACAGAAACGGAAATCAAGGCTTTAATGGAAGCT GCTGATATTGATAACAGTGGAACAATTGACTATGGTGAATTCCTTGCTGCTACACTGCACATAAATAAGATCGAGAGAGAGGAAAACTTAGTTGCTGCTTTCTCCTTTTTTGACAAAGATGGTAGTGGTTATATCACCATTGATGAACTTCAACAAGCTTGCAAAGAGTTTGGTCTAGGTGATGTGCATCTGGATGAGATGATCAAAGAAATTGACCAAGATAAT GATGGGCGAATAGACTATGGGGAGTTTGCTGCAATGATGAGAACGGGTGATGGGGGTATGGGAAGGAGCAGATCATTGAGAAGCAGCCTAACCTTCAGTATAGCCGATGCGTTTGGAATGAAAGACCCAACACAGGATATTAAATGA
- the LOC107904878 gene encoding calcium-dependent protein kinase 4 isoform X2: MTSGGRSRSCIICLRTHSWFRSRELTKMPCLFIWLWSFVRVGNFLIGSWLKVIIVKERLLSLSKPLLVSLRLVIPLGLCIEISNLRISCLILPLTMPFSRLPILACPSSINQYFSDVVGSPFYVAPEVLLKHYGPEADIWSAAVILYILLSGVPPFWAETDSGIFRQILHGKVDFESEPWPSISESAKDLLRKMLERDPQKRITAYEVLCHPWIVDDRVAPDKPLDSAVLSRLKKFSAMNKLKKMALRVIAERLSEEEIGGLKELFKMIDTDNSGTITFQELKDGLKKVGSELTETEIKALMEAADIDNSGTIDYGEFLAATLHINKIEREENLVAAFSFFDKDGSGYITIDELQQACKEFGLGDVHLDEMIKEIDQDNDGRIDYGEFAAMMRTGDGGMGRSRSLRSSLTFSIADAFGMKDPTQDIK, translated from the exons ATGACGTCTGGAGGGAGATCCAGATCATGCATCATTTGTCTGAGAACCCATTCGTGGTTCAGATCAAGGGAACTTACGAAGATGCCGTGTTTGTTCATTTGGTTATGGAGCTTTGTGCGGGTGGGGAACTTTTTGATAGGATCGTGGCTAAAGGTCATTATAGTGAAAGAGAGGCTGCTAAGCTTATCAAAACCATTGTTGGTGTCGTTGAGGCTTGTCATTCCCTTGGGGTTATGCATAGAGATCTCAAACCTGAGAATTTCTTGTTTGATACTCCCGCTGACGATGCCGTTCTCAAGGCTACCGATTTTGGCTTGTCCGTCTTCTATAAACCAG TATTTTAGTGATGTTGTTGGGAGTCCCTTTTATGTTGCGCCAGAGGTTTTGTTGAAGCATTATGGACCAGAAGCAGATATATGGAGTGCTGCTGTTATCCTATACATCTTGTTGAGTGGGGTTCCGCCATTTTGGGCAG AAACTGATTCAGGAATCTTCAGacagattttacatggaaaagttgattttgaatcTGAGCCATGGCCTAGTATCTCTGAAAGTGCAAAAGATCTGTTAAGAAAGATGCTTGAAAGGGACCCACAGAAAAGAATTACTGCCTATGAGGTTCTAT GTCACCCATGGATTGTGGATGACAGAGTTGCCCCAGACAAGCCTCTGGATTCCGCTGTATTATCACGTTTGAAGAAGTTCTCAGCAATGAACAAACTTAAAAAGATGGCTCTGCGT GTCATAGCAGAGAGACTCTCTGAGGAAGAAATTGGTGGCTTGAAAGAGTTGTTCAAAATGATTGATACAGACAACAGTGGGACGATTACATTTCAGGAACTCAAAGATGGTTTAAAGAAAGTGGGATCTGAACTTACAGAAACGGAAATCAAGGCTTTAATGGAAGCT GCTGATATTGATAACAGTGGAACAATTGACTATGGTGAATTCCTTGCTGCTACACTGCACATAAATAAGATCGAGAGAGAGGAAAACTTAGTTGCTGCTTTCTCCTTTTTTGACAAAGATGGTAGTGGTTATATCACCATTGATGAACTTCAACAAGCTTGCAAAGAGTTTGGTCTAGGTGATGTGCATCTGGATGAGATGATCAAAGAAATTGACCAAGATAAT GATGGGCGAATAGACTATGGGGAGTTTGCTGCAATGATGAGAACGGGTGATGGGGGTATGGGAAGGAGCAGATCATTGAGAAGCAGCCTAACCTTCAGTATAGCCGATGCGTTTGGAATGAAAGACCCAACACAGGATATTAAATGA